In Thermus thermophilus, the genomic window CCCGCATGCCTTTCCCCATACCACGGGGGCTTAGGGTGGGGCGTGAAAAATGACCATCTTGCACCGTTTGGCTCCTTTGGGTATTCTGGCCGCGTGGGCAAGCCCATGTTCCTCGCCCCCGAGGAGCTGGCCGCCGTCCTCCGGGTCCACCCGGAGACGGTGAGGGGCTGGATCCGCGCCGGCAAGCTCCCCGCCCAGAAGGTGGGCAAGCTCTGGCGCATCCCCTGGGAGGAGGCGGCGAAGCTCCTGGGAAGCGAGGAACGCCTGGAGGAGGCCCTGAAGGAGGTGCTGGGGTGA contains:
- a CDS encoding helix-turn-helix domain-containing protein, giving the protein MGKPMFLAPEELAAVLRVHPETVRGWIRAGKLPAQKVGKLWRIPWEEAAKLLGSEERLEEALKEVLG